In Labilibaculum sp. DW002, one DNA window encodes the following:
- a CDS encoding DUF2339 domain-containing protein, whose protein sequence is MPDKNDKIQELLRKQESLWNKQELLSNEINDLRFEITRLQQSDSQALQEKPKVETLNDILLEYKAPQEQTPSVPEIKQSVADKNKARKSAIKETIASKNKAPNLDLEKFIGENLINKIGIIITVIGVSIGAKYSIDNDLISPLTRIILGYLAGIGLLGFGIKLKEKYESYSAVLVSGAIAIMYFITYAAYSFYELFPQTLAFILMLVFTVFTVVAAINYNKQVIAHIGLVGAYAVPFLLSDGSGKVAVLFSYMAIINIGILFLAFKKHWKPLYYSAFSLSWLIYFSWFVGDYSYDEHFSLASTFLFVFFATFYLMFLAYKLVRKEALEKTNSSLLLSNSFIFYGIGIALLSKNHDEYLGLFTLCNAILHSIVSIIVYKRNLADKNIFYLISGLVLIFTTITIPVQLDGNWVTLLWVTEAALLFWIGRTKKVSIYELLSYPMMILAFSSILQDWSEMYYSYHVSDPLSKITPILNVHFLSAILFIVSFGFINRINYNPKYPSQITSKEFLSKAISFLVPSILLFTLYFSLRMEIDTYWKQVFSDSAISVQADGQDYARTIKNFDIKNFQSIWIINYSLLFFALLSFVNIKKIQIKKLDYACTGLLAFTVILFLTQGLYAISELREAYLNNEQSEYFQHGAFNIIIRYISMGFAGLALGALYMQIKERLNTKSLRLGFEYLLATSIVWILSSELLNWMDIAGSAQSYKLGLSILWGSYALLLISFGIWKNKKHLRIAAIGWFGITLVKLFFYDISHLSTIAKTIVFVSLGILLLITSFLYNKYKSNISEEADTEIN, encoded by the coding sequence ATGCCTGATAAAAACGATAAGATACAAGAGCTCCTGAGAAAACAAGAATCTCTTTGGAACAAGCAAGAATTACTTTCAAATGAAATAAATGATTTACGCTTCGAAATTACTCGTTTGCAGCAATCCGATAGTCAAGCGCTACAGGAAAAGCCAAAAGTTGAAACGCTGAACGATATTTTACTAGAGTATAAAGCGCCACAAGAACAGACTCCAAGTGTACCAGAAATAAAACAAAGCGTTGCAGATAAAAACAAAGCTCGAAAATCAGCAATAAAAGAAACCATTGCTAGCAAAAATAAAGCTCCTAATCTAGATCTTGAGAAATTTATTGGTGAAAATCTAATCAATAAAATTGGGATTATCATTACGGTGATTGGTGTGTCTATTGGCGCAAAATATTCTATCGACAATGATCTAATTAGTCCTTTAACCAGAATTATCTTGGGTTATTTGGCTGGTATCGGCTTACTCGGCTTCGGAATTAAGCTAAAAGAAAAATACGAAAGTTACAGTGCCGTTTTGGTAAGTGGCGCCATTGCAATCATGTATTTTATTACCTATGCAGCATACAGTTTTTACGAACTCTTTCCACAAACTCTTGCCTTTATACTCATGCTCGTCTTTACTGTTTTTACAGTAGTTGCAGCGATTAATTACAACAAACAAGTAATTGCACACATTGGTTTGGTTGGTGCTTATGCTGTCCCATTCCTACTTAGCGATGGTTCGGGAAAAGTTGCCGTTCTTTTTAGCTATATGGCGATTATTAATATTGGAATTTTATTTCTTGCCTTTAAAAAACACTGGAAACCATTATACTATTCAGCATTCTCTTTAAGTTGGCTAATCTATTTCTCTTGGTTTGTAGGAGATTATTCTTACGATGAACATTTTTCTCTTGCTAGCACATTTTTGTTTGTGTTTTTTGCAACCTTCTACCTCATGTTCCTTGCTTACAAATTGGTTCGCAAAGAAGCTTTAGAGAAAACCAACAGCTCTTTATTGCTAAGCAACTCTTTTATATTTTATGGCATCGGAATTGCGCTTTTGAGCAAAAACCACGATGAATATCTTGGCCTTTTCACTCTTTGCAACGCAATTTTACACAGCATCGTAAGTATTATCGTTTACAAACGAAATCTTGCTGACAAAAATATTTTTTACCTGATATCTGGATTGGTTCTGATTTTTACCACCATAACCATACCTGTGCAATTAGATGGCAATTGGGTTACACTACTTTGGGTTACCGAAGCTGCTCTTTTATTCTGGATTGGGCGAACTAAAAAAGTCTCCATATACGAGCTACTGTCCTATCCTATGATGATTTTGGCATTCTCTAGCATCCTACAAGACTGGAGCGAAATGTACTATTCCTATCATGTATCCGATCCATTATCAAAAATTACACCTATACTTAACGTACATTTTCTTAGCGCTATACTATTCATTGTTTCCTTTGGCTTTATCAATCGAATCAATTACAATCCGAAGTATCCATCACAAATCACATCGAAGGAATTCCTTAGCAAAGCAATTTCCTTTCTAGTGCCATCCATCTTACTATTTACCCTTTATTTTTCTTTACGGATGGAGATCGATACCTACTGGAAACAAGTATTTAGCGATTCGGCAATTTCTGTTCAAGCAGATGGCCAAGACTATGCACGCACAATTAAAAACTTTGACATCAAGAACTTTCAAAGCATATGGATCATTAACTATTCTTTGTTATTTTTTGCACTGCTATCCTTTGTTAATATCAAGAAAATTCAGATTAAAAAACTCGATTATGCTTGCACTGGTTTACTTGCCTTTACGGTGATTTTATTCCTAACACAAGGACTTTATGCCATAAGTGAATTAAGAGAGGCTTATTTGAACAACGAACAATCGGAGTACTTTCAACATGGCGCCTTTAACATTATCATTCGATACATTTCCATGGGATTTGCAGGATTAGCCTTGGGCGCTTTATACATGCAAATTAAAGAGCGTTTAAACACCAAAAGCTTACGACTTGGCTTCGAATATTTATTAGCTACCTCTATCGTGTGGATCTTAAGCAGCGAATTGCTAAACTGGATGGACATTGCTGGATCTGCTCAATCGTACAAACTTGGTTTGAGTATTCTTTGGGGATCTTATGCCTTATTACTGATTTCTTTTGGGATATGGAAAAACAAAAAGCATTTGCGAATTGCAGCAATCGGATGGTTTGGCATTACGCTCGTTAAGCTATTCTTTTACGACATTTCGCACCTGAGCACAATCGCAAAAACAATCGTATTTGTATCATTGGGAATCTTACTTCTGATCACCTCGTTTCTATACAACAAGTATAAAAGCAATATTTCTGAGGAAGCTGATACCGAGATCAATTAA
- a CDS encoding DUF3999 family protein: MKTRICIYLFLFVCTNSFAQAKDYDYQRELIGVTDQWHKLDLPNDLFAKLSTDLSDIRILGISANKDTLEAPYLIQASKETIKTKHVDFKLLNSTHNKNGYYYSFKVPTADAINQIQLDFKQDNFDWAVSLQGSQNQKDWYTIIEDYRILSISNQHTDYKHTQVNFPAANFPYFRLHVASNEKPELQKANLLRKEVVNGKLRNYQIKKQEINQNKKRKTSEIDIDLEAPVLISSLTIKIDESFDYYRPISIRYVTDSVKTEKGWKYNYRTITSGTLSSLEKNVFKFKSIKAQHLKVIISNQDNQALKISGVEVSGYIWQLLARFKEPASYFLTYGNKHSRKPNYDIARFSNKIPKEIAGITLGKEQVIKKKAKTPKEGLFMNKTWLWGIIGLMILLLAWFTLKMMKKTEES, encoded by the coding sequence ATGAAAACTAGAATCTGTATCTACCTGTTCCTTTTTGTTTGCACCAATTCGTTCGCACAAGCAAAAGACTACGATTACCAAAGAGAGTTAATTGGAGTTACAGATCAGTGGCATAAACTAGACTTGCCAAATGATTTATTCGCTAAGCTTTCTACCGATTTATCGGATATTAGAATCCTTGGGATCTCAGCGAACAAGGATACGTTGGAGGCACCTTATTTAATTCAAGCCTCGAAAGAAACGATTAAAACAAAGCATGTCGATTTTAAATTATTGAATAGCACGCACAATAAAAATGGATATTACTATTCGTTTAAAGTACCAACGGCCGATGCAATCAATCAAATTCAGTTGGATTTTAAACAGGATAATTTCGACTGGGCTGTTTCTTTGCAAGGAAGTCAAAACCAAAAGGATTGGTACACCATTATTGAAGACTACCGAATACTATCCATTAGTAATCAGCACACCGATTACAAACATACACAAGTAAATTTCCCTGCGGCCAATTTTCCCTATTTCAGATTGCACGTAGCGAGCAATGAAAAACCAGAATTGCAAAAAGCGAACTTGTTACGCAAAGAAGTGGTGAACGGAAAATTGAGAAATTACCAGATTAAAAAACAAGAGATAAATCAGAACAAAAAGAGGAAAACAAGCGAAATTGACATTGATTTAGAAGCTCCTGTTCTGATTAGTAGTCTGACAATAAAGATAGACGAAAGCTTCGACTACTATCGCCCAATTAGCATTCGCTATGTTACCGATAGTGTAAAAACAGAAAAAGGCTGGAAATACAATTACAGAACAATTACTTCGGGAACCTTATCGTCACTTGAAAAAAATGTGTTCAAATTCAAAAGCATAAAAGCTCAACATTTAAAAGTGATCATCTCCAACCAAGATAATCAGGCGCTAAAAATAAGTGGTGTTGAAGTAAGCGGATACATCTGGCAACTGCTTGCTCGCTTTAAGGAACCTGCCTCTTATTTCTTAACCTATGGCAACAAGCATTCACGTAAGCCCAATTACGATATCGCCCGTTTTTCGAATAAAATACCGAAAGAAATTGCGGGAATTACTTTAGGTAAAGAACAAGTTATTAAAAAGAAAGCCAAAACACCAAAAGAAGGTCTATTCATGAACAAAACATGGCTTTGGGGAATAATCGGTCTTATGATACTTCTACTGGCTTGGTTCACCTTAAAAATGATGAAGAAAACAGAAGAAAGCTAG
- a CDS encoding SEC-C domain-containing protein, protein MGTIINNILNYFSSSEQEEEQLIEFQRNDKCFCDSGKKYKNCHLIKLRKKGKMALYSVGKNGEGKKVKILSERKYRHQTIRFTTNLTGNDIGGGGNLE, encoded by the coding sequence ATGGGAACTATTATAAACAACATTTTAAATTATTTTTCTTCTTCCGAGCAAGAGGAAGAACAATTAATAGAATTCCAACGAAATGACAAATGCTTTTGCGATAGTGGTAAAAAATATAAAAACTGTCATTTGATAAAGCTTCGCAAGAAAGGGAAAATGGCACTTTATTCTGTGGGAAAAAATGGAGAAGGTAAAAAAGTCAAAATTCTATCAGAAAGAAAGTATCGACATCAAACTATTCGATTTACAACCAACTTAACAGGTAATGATATCGGAGGTGGTGGAAATCTTGAATAA
- a CDS encoding OmpA family protein, whose amino-acid sequence MRKLYVKHLIVLIVIFTSFGSYAQVENMVLNPSFEVYEKCPESYTFMDKTHKLIPNWTYPTATTPDYFNECGANEVKVPDNFAGYSKAKSGKGYMGAILSGSNRDFREYFQGTLSRVMVPGQKYCVSFWYKLASGSKFAVDQLSMHFTESKIANGNKTFLNLKADLTNKEGLFLDNTEEWIQFCQVYTAKGGEAFFVVGNFKNYDNTNYVVTGRDTKNKKGKSYAYYFFDDFEIRPLVDCNMCACVPKGLKTVLIDSSYTGGLNPVTGQISKIINDGIISLGISGGEPPYNIDWSNGTKNVQKLQNLEAGSYTYHVSDQNNCHTEGTIVFKEPILPKDSFTEGLRNIEEGGALILNNIFFETGKSTLLPTSFEELDKVVEFLKEGTVSLIEISGHTDDVGSDELNQNLSQQRAESVVNYLVSKGVNSQRIKGVGYGESKFLDTNKTEVGRSNNRRVEFLVLKK is encoded by the coding sequence ATGAGAAAGCTCTACGTAAAACATCTCATAGTATTGATTGTTATTTTCACAAGCTTTGGATCATATGCTCAAGTTGAGAATATGGTACTTAATCCTAGTTTTGAAGTGTATGAAAAATGTCCTGAAAGCTACACTTTTATGGATAAGACACATAAGTTAATTCCTAACTGGACCTATCCAACAGCTACTACTCCCGATTATTTTAATGAGTGTGGGGCTAATGAAGTAAAAGTGCCAGATAATTTTGCAGGATACAGCAAGGCTAAATCTGGCAAAGGATATATGGGAGCTATTTTAAGCGGAAGTAATCGTGATTTCAGAGAATACTTTCAAGGTACTTTAAGCAGGGTTATGGTTCCTGGTCAAAAATATTGTGTTTCATTTTGGTACAAATTAGCATCTGGTAGTAAATTTGCTGTTGATCAATTGAGCATGCATTTTACAGAATCAAAAATAGCCAATGGTAATAAAACATTTTTAAACTTAAAGGCAGATTTAACTAATAAAGAAGGTTTGTTTTTAGACAATACAGAAGAATGGATACAGTTCTGTCAAGTATATACAGCTAAAGGAGGTGAGGCATTCTTTGTTGTGGGGAACTTTAAAAACTACGATAACACGAACTATGTAGTTACTGGTCGTGATACTAAGAATAAAAAAGGCAAGTCATATGCTTATTACTTTTTTGACGATTTTGAAATTCGTCCCCTAGTTGATTGTAATATGTGTGCATGCGTTCCGAAAGGATTAAAAACCGTGCTTATTGATTCTTCTTATACAGGAGGTCTAAATCCTGTTACAGGTCAAATTAGTAAGATAATAAATGATGGTATCATTAGCTTAGGAATATCAGGAGGAGAACCTCCTTACAATATTGATTGGAGTAACGGAACAAAAAATGTACAGAAACTTCAAAATCTAGAAGCAGGTTCATATACTTATCATGTAAGTGATCAAAATAATTGTCACACAGAAGGTACGATTGTTTTTAAAGAGCCCATACTACCTAAAGATTCTTTTACCGAGGGATTAAGAAATATTGAAGAAGGAGGTGCTCTTATTTTAAATAATATTTTCTTCGAAACGGGAAAAAGTACGCTTTTGCCAACTTCATTTGAAGAACTTGATAAAGTAGTCGAATTTTTAAAAGAAGGAACAGTAAGTTTGATTGAGATTAGTGGGCACACTGATGATGTGGGGTCTGATGAATTAAATCAAAATTTAAGTCAGCAACGAGCAGAATCTGTGGTTAACTATCTTGTTAGTAAAGGAGTCAATTCTCAAAGAATCAAAGGTGTTGGATATGGAGAGTCTAAGTTTTTAGATACCAATAAAACCGAAGTTGGACGATCGAATAATCGTCGTGTGGAATTTTTAGTACTAAAAAAATAA
- a CDS encoding RNase H family protein → MSAEVYIFTDGSVNPQSGIGFGASIIVEDLDLPTNEAKDLLELVQFEDTSSTKLEIQILLHTLAKLEESSKRVVLFTDSQNIVGLPDRRVRFEKNNYISKNGKLIANHELYKEFYRLTDSLNCEIVKVKGHKRSALKSQIDGLFTLVDRASRNALREL, encoded by the coding sequence ATGTCAGCCGAAGTCTACATATTTACAGATGGTAGTGTAAATCCTCAATCGGGAATTGGTTTTGGTGCTTCAATAATTGTAGAGGATTTAGATTTACCTACTAATGAAGCTAAAGACCTACTTGAGCTTGTGCAATTTGAAGATACTTCGTCTACTAAATTGGAAATTCAGATTTTACTCCATACACTTGCTAAACTTGAAGAAAGCTCTAAACGAGTGGTTCTCTTTACTGACTCTCAAAATATTGTTGGTTTACCCGATAGAAGAGTGAGATTCGAGAAAAATAATTACATCTCGAAGAATGGAAAGCTTATTGCCAACCATGAATTGTATAAAGAGTTTTATCGACTTACGGATTCTTTAAATTGTGAGATTGTAAAGGTTAAAGGGCATAAGCGTTCTGCTCTTAAAAGTCAAATTGATGGTCTTTTTACGCTAGTGGATCGGGCTTCGAGAAATGCATTGCGAGAATTGTAA
- the truA gene encoding tRNA pseudouridine(38-40) synthase TruA, translated as MSKRYFIRLSYKGTNYHGWQIQPNANTVQEEVNKALSTVLNQPINVTGCGRTDTGVHASDFMVHFNVSETTQFDCEKLAFKLNRFLPHDIAIKEVFLVNDEAHTRFDAIARTYHYKITKNKNPFRTDSHWNMQYVLDVEKMNEAAKILFDFSDFTSFSKLHTDVKTNNCKIYKAEWTETDDELVFTVKADRFLRNMVRAIVGTLVEVGRGKMDLDGFRKVIESKNRSNAGSSVPGHGLFLAEIEYPESITNS; from the coding sequence TTGAGTAAACGATATTTTATCCGATTAAGCTATAAAGGTACGAATTACCATGGATGGCAAATACAGCCAAATGCTAATACGGTGCAAGAAGAAGTGAATAAGGCATTATCGACTGTGTTAAATCAACCGATTAATGTAACGGGCTGTGGAAGAACTGATACTGGTGTTCATGCAAGTGATTTTATGGTGCATTTTAATGTGAGTGAAACGACACAGTTTGATTGTGAAAAATTAGCCTTTAAATTGAATCGCTTTCTACCTCATGATATTGCAATAAAAGAAGTCTTTTTGGTAAATGATGAAGCGCATACTCGTTTTGATGCCATTGCAAGAACCTACCACTATAAGATTACCAAGAATAAAAATCCATTTCGTACCGATTCACATTGGAACATGCAATATGTTTTGGATGTGGAAAAAATGAACGAAGCCGCTAAAATCCTTTTTGATTTTAGCGATTTCACCAGTTTTAGTAAGCTGCATACGGATGTGAAAACCAACAATTGTAAAATTTACAAAGCAGAATGGACTGAAACTGATGATGAGTTGGTATTCACCGTTAAAGCAGATCGTTTTCTACGAAATATGGTACGTGCCATTGTTGGTACCTTGGTTGAAGTGGGCAGAGGTAAGATGGATTTGGATGGTTTTCGAAAAGTAATTGAGAGCAAAAATAGGTCGAATGCTGGTTCTTCGGTTCCTGGGCATGGTTTATTTTTAGCTGAAATAGAATATCCAGAATCAATTACGAATTCTTAA
- a CDS encoding AAA family ATPase, whose protein sequence is MMQTVDIKELNERIQQESSFVDMISMEMNKVIVGQKHLVESLLVGLLSNGHILLEGVPGLAKTLAINTLATTIDADFSRIQFTPDLLPADLIGTMIYSQKKEEFVVKKGPIFANFILADEINRAPAKVQAALLESMQERQVTIGENTYKLEEPFLVMATQNPIEQEGTYPLPEAQVDRFMLKVVINYPKKEEEQLIMRQNLLKAFPVASQILKPEDILKARSVVKDVYMDEKIEKYIVDIVFATRFPADYGLEKFKEMIAFGGSPRASISLASAAKAYAFIKRRGYVIPEDIRAVCHDVLRHRVGLTYEAEANNITSEHIISEILNTVEVP, encoded by the coding sequence ATGATGCAGACAGTTGATATCAAAGAACTAAACGAGCGTATCCAGCAGGAAAGTTCCTTCGTGGATATGATTTCTATGGAAATGAATAAGGTAATTGTTGGACAAAAACATTTGGTCGAGAGCCTGTTGGTTGGCTTACTCTCCAATGGACACATCCTGCTTGAAGGGGTTCCCGGATTGGCAAAAACCCTTGCTATCAACACCCTTGCAACAACTATAGATGCTGACTTTAGTCGTATACAGTTTACACCAGACCTTCTACCAGCCGATCTTATCGGTACAATGATCTATTCTCAGAAGAAAGAAGAATTTGTTGTAAAAAAAGGACCAATCTTCGCCAACTTTATTCTTGCCGATGAGATTAACCGTGCCCCAGCTAAGGTTCAGGCTGCTTTGCTTGAGTCGATGCAAGAGCGCCAGGTTACAATTGGCGAAAACACTTATAAACTTGAAGAGCCTTTCCTTGTAATGGCTACTCAAAACCCGATTGAGCAAGAAGGTACTTACCCTCTACCTGAGGCGCAAGTTGACCGTTTTATGCTTAAGGTGGTTATCAATTACCCTAAAAAAGAGGAAGAGCAATTAATCATGCGTCAGAACCTTTTAAAGGCATTCCCCGTTGCAAGTCAAATTCTTAAACCAGAAGATATTCTTAAGGCACGTTCAGTAGTTAAGGATGTTTATATGGACGAAAAGATTGAAAAATATATTGTTGATATTGTATTTGCGACACGTTTCCCTGCAGATTACGGACTAGAGAAATTCAAAGAGATGATCGCTTTTGGTGGTTCTCCTCGTGCAAGTATTTCATTGGCATCGGCAGCAAAAGCTTATGCATTTATCAAGCGTCGTGGTTACGTTATTCCAGAGGATATTCGTGCCGTTTGTCACGATGTATTGCGTCACCGTGTCGGTTTAACTTACGAGGCTGAAGCCAACAACATCACAAGTGAGCATATTATTTCTGAGATTTTGAATACTGTTGAAGTACCGTAG
- a CDS encoding DUF58 domain-containing protein — METSELLKKVRKIEIKTKGLSRNIFAGEYHSAFKGRGMTFSEVREYQYGDDIRNIDWNVTARYNTPFVKLFEEEREMTVMLMIDVSGSREFGTMSKLKKNQITEIAAVLAFSAIQNNDKIGVLFFSDTIEKFIPPKKGKSHILRIIRELIDFKPEHRKTDINSALRYLTKAIKKRCTTFVISDFIDDKDFEKSLSIANRKHDVVALKIYDKREEELPSIGLN; from the coding sequence ATGGAGACCAGTGAATTATTAAAAAAAGTTCGGAAAATCGAGATTAAGACCAAAGGTTTGTCTCGAAATATATTTGCCGGAGAATACCACTCAGCATTTAAAGGGCGAGGAATGACCTTTAGCGAGGTTCGCGAATACCAGTACGGCGACGACATTCGTAATATCGACTGGAATGTAACGGCTCGTTACAACACCCCTTTCGTCAAGCTTTTCGAAGAAGAGCGTGAAATGACCGTGATGCTGATGATTGATGTGAGTGGTTCTCGCGAGTTTGGAACCATGTCGAAACTCAAAAAAAATCAGATTACTGAAATTGCTGCAGTTTTGGCCTTCTCTGCCATTCAGAACAACGATAAAATTGGTGTGCTTTTCTTTTCAGATACCATTGAGAAGTTTATTCCGCCTAAAAAAGGAAAATCGCATATTCTTAGAATTATCCGGGAATTAATCGATTTTAAACCCGAACACCGCAAAACGGATATTAACAGTGCGCTTCGCTACCTGACTAAGGCCATTAAAAAGCGTTGTACCACTTTCGTGATATCTGACTTTATTGATGATAAAGACTTTGAAAAAAGTTTGAGTATTGCCAACAGAAAGCACGATGTGGTTGCACTTAAAATTTACGATAAGCGTGAAGAAGAATTACCTTCCATTGGGCTTAATTAA
- a CDS encoding vWA domain-containing protein, with protein MNSIQFANPEYFYLLLLLLPLITWYVLKDKNAHASIQVSTLKSFSAAPKTYKYYLRHALFAFRVLAIVFLVAAIARPQSSSSWKNETSEGIDIVMSLDISSSMLARDFEPDRLEAAKEVAMNFITGRQEDKIGLVIFSGESFTQCPLTTDHAVLINLFKDIQSGMIEDGTAIGLGLANAVNRLKDSKSKSKVVILLTDGVNNQGEIAPITAAELAKTFGIRVYTIGIGTMGTAPYPIQTAFGISMRNMPVKIDEEVLGQIADMTGGQYFRATDNNKLKAIYAEIDKLEKSKIEVKQYSTKSEKYLLFAMLAALFLLLEIALRNSILRNIP; from the coding sequence ATGAATTCTATACAATTTGCAAACCCAGAATATTTTTATTTGCTTTTACTTTTACTGCCCTTAATTACTTGGTATGTATTAAAAGACAAAAATGCACATGCGAGTATTCAGGTATCTACATTAAAGAGCTTTAGCGCAGCACCAAAGACGTACAAGTATTATTTGCGACATGCATTGTTTGCTTTTCGTGTTTTGGCAATTGTATTTTTAGTTGCAGCTATTGCTCGACCGCAATCCAGCAGCAGTTGGAAAAATGAAACCTCAGAAGGAATCGATATCGTAATGTCTCTAGATATTTCGAGTAGTATGCTTGCTCGTGATTTTGAACCTGATCGATTAGAAGCCGCCAAAGAGGTAGCGATGAACTTCATCACTGGTCGCCAGGAAGATAAAATTGGCTTGGTAATTTTTAGTGGTGAAAGTTTTACGCAATGTCCATTAACTACCGATCATGCTGTTCTTATTAACCTCTTTAAGGATATCCAGAGTGGAATGATTGAGGATGGCACGGCAATTGGATTAGGATTGGCCAACGCTGTTAACCGTCTAAAGGATAGTAAATCAAAATCGAAGGTAGTAATCCTCTTAACAGATGGTGTGAACAACCAAGGAGAAATTGCACCGATTACGGCTGCAGAACTTGCTAAAACCTTCGGCATTAGAGTTTATACAATTGGAATTGGAACTATGGGAACAGCTCCCTACCCGATTCAAACAGCCTTTGGTATTAGCATGAGAAATATGCCGGTAAAAATTGACGAAGAAGTATTGGGGCAAATTGCCGATATGACTGGTGGTCAGTATTTCCGAGCAACAGATAACAATAAGCTTAAAGCAATTTATGCAGAGATTGATAAATTGGAGAAAAGTAAAATTGAAGTGAAGCAATACAGCACAAAGAGTGAGAAATACCTTCTTTTTGCAATGTTAGCCGCTCTATTTTTACTTTTAGAAATTGCTTTACGTAATTCAATTTTACGGAACATACCGTAA
- a CDS encoding vWA domain-containing protein has protein sequence MNQFRFDHPDLLYLFLVLPVLGILYWISYARKKKALAEFGEMNVISQLMPYASNTRPFYKFGILILALSFIIFGLAGPQYGSKLQTIKRKGVEIVIALDVSNSMMAQDIQPNRLERAKRAISKMVDKLNNDKIGLIVFAGEAYTQLPITTDYGSAKLFLSSISTDIVPIQGTAIGAAIDLASQSFTPDSEASKAIIVITDGENHEDDAVSSAKAALAKGIIVHTIAMGLPEGAPIPVSRGSRDFRKDENGNIVISKLDQEMVEQIAVAGGGKPVIANNTTTGLNALFSEINKMNKTELEQRVYAAYDEKFQIFIAIGLLLLFLEFLVLERKNRHLKDINLFKPSK, from the coding sequence ATGAATCAATTTCGTTTTGATCATCCAGATCTTCTATATTTATTTCTGGTCCTACCTGTATTAGGTATTTTGTATTGGATCAGTTATGCAAGAAAAAAGAAAGCATTAGCCGAATTTGGTGAAATGAATGTCATTTCTCAACTGATGCCTTATGCTTCCAATACTCGACCGTTTTACAAATTCGGGATTCTTATTTTGGCATTAAGCTTTATCATTTTTGGATTGGCTGGCCCTCAGTATGGCTCCAAACTACAAACGATCAAGAGAAAAGGTGTCGAAATTGTTATTGCTTTGGATGTATCCAATTCGATGATGGCACAGGATATTCAGCCAAACCGTTTGGAACGAGCCAAGCGTGCCATTTCGAAAATGGTAGACAAGTTGAATAATGATAAGATTGGTTTGATTGTTTTTGCTGGTGAAGCGTATACTCAATTGCCAATCACAACTGATTATGGATCTGCTAAGCTGTTTTTATCATCTATTAGCACAGATATTGTACCTATTCAGGGAACAGCTATTGGCGCGGCTATCGATTTAGCCAGCCAAAGTTTCACACCAGATAGCGAAGCAAGTAAGGCCATTATTGTTATTACTGATGGTGAAAATCATGAAGATGATGCAGTAAGTTCGGCAAAAGCAGCTTTGGCGAAAGGAATTATTGTACACACCATTGCAATGGGATTGCCTGAAGGTGCTCCAATACCAGTAAGCAGAGGATCGAGAGATTTTCGAAAAGATGAAAATGGAAACATTGTTATCTCAAAGCTCGATCAGGAAATGGTGGAACAAATAGCTGTTGCAGGTGGTGGAAAACCAGTTATTGCGAACAATACCACTACTGGATTGAATGCGCTTTTTAGCGAGATCAATAAAATGAACAAAACAGAATTGGAACAAAGAGTATACGCAGCCTACGATGAAAAATTTCAGATTTTCATTGCCATTGGATTGCTTTTACTATTTCTAGAATTCTTAGTTCTTGAGCGTAAAAACCGCCATTTAAAAGACATTAATTTGTTTAAACCATCAAAATAG